agaagttagagttatAGTGAGGAGAGGCCTGGGGAGTAAACACACacactggggggagagggggaaaaaaaaaaaaaagggggggggacacACGCGATAAACACATGACTGGGGAAAAAAAAACCCGGAAGTCCGTTGTGTTGGGGGCTtggtcggcgtggttcagagaagacggtcggccagttgcgcgCTTCGATGAAGTTGAGGACCCGCGCGCAGGCAGGGAGCGgcacgcgatgggctgatcctaccgggtgcagaatgtcatctaccgtggcagacggaagtcccagctgcttgaaggcacgagcgagcgcttcgcggtgggtggagagggcggagcagaaaggaagagatgcCGCCACGGTTTTCCCTCTCTCCCTGCAGTtcactgcagaggggcgaggcgcaccgcggaggcggtgccggcgctcagcaggcaGACTgaacctgtccgcagtgcgaggagAGGGACCGCTCTATTCCGGTCAGCATGTTTTCCGATAGAAGTGCGTGGTGAGAGCCGGGGCCCCTGCGCTTGTCGGGGTGGTTTCGCAcgagctctcgccaaaggtttcggcgcgctgagtccacggaTTCCCGCGCACGTTATCAgtggaacagctgggtcgtgtgctgtctttgcaggtcatcggcagcctcgtttcctgcgatgccaacgtgcgacggttccactggagagccacgtcgcatcccgtgttcgcgcagactgtggagtgaccacgccacacgttgtgcgagtgggggggcgcgtttctctttggcgagctggcggaggctGACCTCGAGTNNNNNNNNNNNNNNNNNNNNNNNNNNNNNNNNNNNNNNNNNNNNNNNNNNNNNNNNNNNNNNNNNNNNNNNNNNNNNNNNNNNNNNNNNNNNNNNNNNNNACGCGTATTCGAAGTCGCAGGTTCGTTCCccttccggcggcaagttatcttttcgtccacttactttcttcacatttatattctaattactacaaataacaccccctatactttccttggcattgctgtgtgttagttctcattaataccaatgtttcccatactagtgaagatgtcgtgaggtgctgtcaactcagatgagcattcacgcttgcttcaaaatcaaattaagataactgaaagctaacgtccgccagttataaacggccagcagtacccttgcacgcatacagacaatcaaacaatacaaacatctcgaggtttcaattttggtgtcagtgttcctttaaagtttgttcatatccagtgtgtagattcatcgaatactaatcggctgtttggaactgtgttgtagaaactagttcagaacgttgtatgactcattcgtcgcgcagtgcagatcgtcaagagcattgcaataacgcgatatatgaatatttgtgtgttttctttttgttttattgtaaagttttcatttttgtgtaaaataaaatgcacatttctaataatcaagatggctgccatgcaaactccgggaccccccctgttgttttgctggatttacgccactgcctgTGAGATACCAGCGAACTTGCTGGACTTCCCATCATTCTAAACCAACAAGAGCCCATGGTATGCGACCTTGCAACGGCTATATTTAGATTGGGATTATGTTGTATCCTTGCAGCATTCCAGTGTTGCACTTTGGCAGGAAACTAGCTCCTGCAGTTGAATATAACTGCTGTTTGTGTTCACCATGCTTAATTTCTCATTCCAGCAGCGAAATGACTGAGCAGAGGCAGTGCTACCTTTCAAGTAATTGCTCGTGCAGTTTACATTTTTTATGTCATCTTGACTAGTGACATGTGCACCTCTGACGCGTAGGGCTAACCTCACGTTTGTTACGCCGGTGAGGGTACTCGTGTATGTCATGCTGTGTCATTTACTGTCAAGAGGAACGCTCTTGCGTGTGGCCGTCGCTTCACTGGCTGGCACTGAAGTTGGAAGTTCTGGTTGAAGCTACATCAATGCATTGTGCATGTGTCTAGGAAGGTCCCATAATTAAATTTGAAATAGAGAGTCTAATGTCCCAGAACAGTGCTGTGAGTGAGCTATGAGGTATGACGTGATGTCAGGCACTGCATTAATTTTGACAAgtcagggttctttaacgtgcaccaggTCAGGGTTTCGCCTGGTAAGGGTTCACCGGAGCAGGTGCCCACCATCTCAGGGCCCGACAAGTCGGGAGCTCACCAGGTCAAAGGGCATCAGGTCCGTGGTTTTACCAGTTACcgcagctgggatcgaacccCTGACCTAGTGCTCACCAAGGCGACACCATAGCCACTAAGCAACGGCAGATGGTAAAGGGTTTTTGCATCACCACTAACCCCAAACACTTGTGCATGCCCTGTCCTTACATGTCCAGTAGAGCGCACTGTGCATGTTTTAAAGTGGCAGCTACAGTTCTTCCGAATTAAATAGCCACTGGCTGACACCTGAGGTCCGCGTGCTGTAGTTTACGCAGGTTAGCAGCCGAGTTGGCCGAGCATTGCCCGGCCAAGTTGGGGAGGACGTGCCACATTGTAAAGAACCTTCCTCTCACGACCCATGCGCTGCTGAACAAATTGAACGTCGAAGTGGAAGAGTTCACGCCTggcaagctctctctctgccAGGCACAGCCCATTGGCAGCAGGATAAAGATTCCGAAGATATATATGTGGAAGAAAGTATAGCCTTCCTCTATACCTTGCTTCTGAAGCACGGCTGCATAGACTCTGTTGAGGTAAGTGCAAAGTCTTGTATACGCGGTTATTTTCGATGCAGAAGACCTCTGTCTTCTTCGCGGTGAACCTGTAAATGTCGTGCTGCAATCCCACCTCATGCTAGAAAATGTATGTAGTATATTGGGTAGACACAGGGTCGAAAgggcaaaattttttttgttacagCCATCTTGAAGCAAATAGACAAAGAAGCGAGGAAGTTAATAGAATCACACCCACCACTCGTGGGTTTAATGTCAAGCTTGTGTGGCAACAGTAGCTATGAGCTGGCATGCCAACCGCTGATCCGTCACTGAACACTCACATTCATAAATTCAATTCATATGCTGCCTTCCTTCTTTGATAGAGCTTGAAATCTTTGCACTATTATAACCTGATGCATTGTGTGAGTGTGGAATATTGATCTCATTCTCTGACTGACAGTGAATTGCGTTTAAAACAACACAACCAAGTGCACCATTGTGAGCACGTAGTCATATGGTGTTTACTTGTTCGGTACTCGTCTAAGTGACGACCTAACTTGTGACCTTTCATTTGTTCATTTGCAATTCATGATTATATACTATATAGTAAGTCAGCTGTAACTTCAGCTTTACATGCACGTTAAGGATTAGGGTAGCCCTGCTTTGGCCATTTATTTTGTGCTTGATGCTAGCTTTATTTAGAGTTGTGTACTTCTTGACACTGTCTTGAGGAACAAGGGGAAAGTATCAAAGATGGAGCTTCGGCATGTGCGTTACCATGCGGCAGCGTTTTACAGTGTTCTTGGTTTTTCAATGTAACATACTGGGAGTCAGTGTGGTTTCTCTGTGCAGCAATTTCTCACATGCTCATATGTTGAAGAACAAGATGCGGAAAATGAGGTAATATTTAACATTATGTTGCTGTGGGAAATAAGACACGTTTTCTCATCCTCTGCTTGAAACATGTGAGAATATGTGGGACTATAAGTTCGAGAGTCTTTTTCGGTGCATGCTTTTACGCAGCTTTCCCTTCTTGGCCATTGAAAGGTACACGTGGGCTTAGCAATATTTTAAAGTTTTTCTCAGTCTAGTACATTTGTACATGAGACAACGGCATTTTACTGGTTTTTGAACAGTGCGTGTGTTCTACACTTGCCACCTTTTAACGCAGTTCAAGCCTCACTTGAGGCAGGAGCCGGTGCAGCTCATCACCAATGCCCTGTTTGAAAACAAATCCCTGACCTGCCTGCGGGTGCACCATGCGTACCTTAGCGAACAGGCCACGTTGTCCCTGTTTGCCGCCGTGCGCCAGTTGCTGAGCCAGCAGCTGCGTGAGCTGTCCCTGGAGAAACTCAATATTTCGTGCTTGCCGCAGACACTAGAGGGCTTCAGAGAAGCACTTGCCAGGACGAAGAGCCTCGAGAGATTGACACTCCTGAACATCCGTGTAAGTTCCAAGCCGAAGCTGCCGGCACGCTGAGCATGCCTGGAAGTAGGTTAAGTTCTTTACGCATTATCAGCGCATGCAAACAACTTATCATAAGGCGGCTGAAAATTATTCGTACACTGGCTGTGGGATTTGGTTTActaaatgtgcaaaaaaaaaaaagaacttgcaaCTGTCCGACATAACTGCCCTGTGTGTGAAACACATTTATTCTCGTTTAACAGAATCCAATACAGTCAGTTTATGCATGTTTAGTGTTGCAAACCCGACATCGCATTGTGGCGGCGACaactgggattcgatcctgcgaccttcgggtcagcagtcgagcaccgtaaccactagaccaccacggcaagTAACCTGACGGGGGTGTATGAATGGTCAGCCAATTACTCAGTGGCTAAATTTCATGCGTTGTTCCTTCAAGTTTTGTATGAATTTGGGCACATTCTTTTTAGACAAGCATTTCATCGATATACTACCTAGTAGAAGTTCCTCTAGAGATGATGACAGTGAGGCTGTCATTGTTTCTCACGTCTCAGCTACGAGTGAACTTGCTTAAGGCCCCTCATTAGACTATATTGGTAATTCTGGTTTACAAACCGGTGACATCAAGGGATTGTCCTAGCGAAATAAGTTTTCAAATCGGTTCGTTATTGGAAGAGTTAGAAGAAATTGAACTGCACTGTTACCATGCCAACAGAGCTAAAGAGACACTGTTAGCAGAGACACTTTTCTTCGTTGCGCATGTGTGACTTACACTCTCAAAGTGCAGCTCCCTCCAAAGGAGGGAAGTGCAGCCTTTCTGTTTAAAATGTTGATTGTTTTTGTGCCATGCAGCAGTTTCGTACAACTATATAAACACGATTATGACTGAGCGATCTATGCTCCGCACTTGTTTGTATGAAATGCCCCGAACCGTGCATAGCCTTGAAATTTCTGCCGACTCACAAAGACCTGCCGCAGGAACGTGCCCACGCATGGATGAATGCCTTGAACGTGGGTCTGACTGGTCTGCTGGCTAACAGCAGCGTCACCAGCCTGAAAATGGACACTAGCTACCAGTACTACCACGACGGGTCTAAAGTACTGAATGACTTTCTCGCCAACACGGTTACCCTTGCCGAGCTGCACGTCTACTGCAGTTCTGACTGCAGTTCCGATCGCTCCCTGGACTCGGTCTTCGAGGCACTGGCGACAAACCGAACCGTGAAAAGGCTCACCCTCCGCAAATTCTCCGTGAAGGACATGAAGCCGTTCAGGCAGCTCTTAGATGTCAACAAAATCCTAGAAGATGTGAGCTTCTATGCCTCTCCCACGCCGGGATAGAGAAGACACCTGCCAGTTGTCAGGTCAGCCCAAGTTCTTTAGTTCACTATTTCACTATTGTAATGACACTCAGCTTGTTTATGTTGACCGCTGGACAGAAACCTCTCCCAGTGATCTCTGATCACCCCTGTGTTGCTCTATGGCTAATTTCATTCTACGTATTCATATATTCTAAATTTCATCACTACACATGATGCCATACGTCCTTGACTGCACTTTCCTTCTCTTGGCACCCTGTTTCGATTAGACTTGGGTTAATATGTTTTCTAATGTTCCATTGAACGATTTGAAATTCGATATTTCCTTCATTTTGAATTTTAACATTTGATTTTTCAGAAGTAGCATTTGGGACTAGCAAACAAAaatactagggatgggcgaatatttgggcgtttcgaatattcgaacgaatattacagtattcgaattcagattattcaaaatttcgaagtatttgaaatgaacgaatatatgtatacatttgaccgcacatgacccactgtaaaggtggtttcactgcagcatttagttgctgtgccgtgaaacaacttatccagggaaaatctgcactgccgcgaagccacacttcaaagttaaatgtacatattttttttaagtttaaaaacgtGTTATGttggcttatatgcgctaagaatagtaatttttaaattgtaacgtattgcactgCTTATAAGTTGCACcttactgctattcaaattttgatactgttcaaggctgcttccacctCACTTCAAATCAAAAAGTGAcgttcactcatacctagttccaatccttaaaaatattgtgcaagggccatgacaaaaatgctcatttttcttaataatatgcggtaaatactattcgaactattcgattcgaaattattcgaccaaatcactattcgcttcggattatttcgcttcgaacctcaaattcactattcgcccatccctaaaaaATACGCATTTTCCTGCTTGCAACCCACCTGAACAAGTTTTGTGGCAGTATGGCCCAGGCTGCTGCGAAACCACTGTTCAGATGGATTGTAAGTGGGAAAATGTGTATGTTCATTTGCTAGCCATGAATGCTGGGCCTGCGCTGCTGTGAAACCACCCTCTCATGTGCCATTCGTGCTGCCTCATGCAGCCAAGCCTCATGGAAGGAATTGGCGTGTTGCCCGCATCTTGAATTATTGTTGATTTGGCTTTTGAATTTTGGGTTAGGTTATGCACACAAGCTATTGTAACCGTTAAAACGTACCCTAGTTTGTTGCTTATAATCAGCACTCGAAGTTATAACATACCGAGAAAAAGATGTTATATATTCGGTTGCACCACCGACCGAAGGTCCGCCTAAGGACTGACCACCGACTATAACACTGAGGAATAAACTAACAAACTTTAAGAACAAACTGACTCCATCGATTAAACTGTTTTCTTTTTGGCAAGTAAATCACAAACTTTGTAAGGACCAACATAAGGTGCCTGTTATGTGAATGGTCCATGTAAATCCCAGAATTTAAATTATTCACTTTGAAACTTCTCAATACTAATCAGTATTTGCTCAGACCACAAACAAAAAAGCTGATATTTGCCCAAGCTTACATTTTGTGGCTCTATTATATGGGCGCAGAATGGTTATCATTGTTGGTTATCTGCCCCATGCATCAAATCGCATGTACAAATTCATTTCCTTCTCTTAATGTCAATTTAGAACATTGGCTAACCCTGTTTACACTCTAATTCAAACTGTATAGAGTAGTTCATGATCTCATTAAAGTAGAAATATTAAGTAGAGCGGCATCGAGAAACAAGGCTTTCACAGAAATGAATGCATCACTTGTAGTAAAAGCAGGGCATCGGTAAGCAAGAAAATGATTAAGATTGAAAACTGGTAGTTGTGGTGCATCTTATATACTCTGCGGTATCACTCGTGCGACAAACACTGGCTGGTTCACTGAGACAGGCAATGTCATGTGAAGGTTATGTCGACTTGTACATCCTAATGCATGGTTAAAATGGAGTAGAAGCAGCTAGACCTTTGGTGCAATCCTCTGTGCAAGAAagtcacacacacatatatctagcataaaaaaaaatatggttggCTTCTAAATTAGTAATCTATAGATCGAACTCTGCTGAGATTTTTTTAGTGCCCCCTTTATTGGACCAAGCTAATTGAACCAGTTCTGTATTTCACAACTTCTCGATGCAGTATATACTTTTTTAGAGTGACAGCTCTACTCCTCCTCCCACTACATACTCAGAAAATGATCTTGTGTGGGCatttgaccttgaagctcagccGATGTCAACTTCCTCTTCTTTGCATTTGCGTTGTCATAGCAATGGCACGGTATCAGTTTGTTCTCTTTCACGTGCCCCTCTCCGTCGGTTGGCCAGAGCCGGGAGGTGGCAGGCGCATGTGCCTCAAGACCTCAACTTCTGTCACACCACTCCTGCACTGGTAGTATGAAGAGAAATGTGGACAGCATGCCACTGCTTGCTGAGCAGGATGTCAATGCCTGATACACCACCATGGCTTGTTTTTCACGGTAGCTGCTGCGATCGCTCGACAAGCTTGGTTTAACCACATTCAACCACAGATATGTGGGAGAGTCATTGTCACTGTAGTTATACCTAACATGCTGCCCAGTCTTGATGAAAGGAACCCAGTTCTTCTTCTTACCCTCGCTGATCACACACTCAACTTACTCGACGACTTTCCTTCTCTACGTTAGGTGCCCGAGCAGCACGTGCAGACCATAGTTGAGGCACTGAAGAGGAGAACAAGCCTGCGCCGCTTGGCCCTTGACTGGAATTGCACACCCAGCACAGTTTATCGTCTTCTGGTGGCGTCTTCTGGTTCCCCCTCGCTCAGAGCTGCACCTGGCGAGGTATTGTCGACTACTCGACTCTTTGCGTTGGCATTCATCAACGTGCGGACGGATGTCGCTGGTGGACCGCAGCGAGGTGAGACCCAGATGGATAGCATGTAGATTGCCAGCAGGGactgtgtctatatatataccgAGCTGCAGTAGAATTCCTGCACAGTTTCGTCTCATGGCTTATTACTGCTGCAGAGCCATGAGAACACTACTGACACGTCTTTGGGGTCTCTCTGCTGTGAGTGTGCAGCGAAATTTTACAGTGAAATGAGCAGCAGTGAAGGTCACGGTGCCTGTTGTAGAGTGTAGTGCCTGCTTATGGTGCATTCAAATGATGGACCGAATCTGGATCTTGAGGGGCAGATGACTGGTCACACGGGCTCACATCAGCGGTTTTCCTCATCCGCCGGGGCTCGCGGACGTGTAATCCAACCTGTTTTCACATCGGATTCTGGCGGCGGAAACACTGCAGCTTTTGCGGCAAACCAGCGGTGTcggcaaccagtacacttttcttTTGCTTGAGCCATATGGCTGTCCTCGCAGTCACCGTCAGTTCTTAGGAGTGTTACTTGggtagtgttagtcagcaccgctaGTAGCCATAGAATGACAGCGTGCTTCGCGGTGCCagtaggcagaaaaagagtgttctacactcgccgtcatggctactagcggcactgactaacacttccAACCTTAAAAATGCACATACTGTATACTCCACAAAGTGGACAAGGGGATGAAcctgctgtagctcagttggtagagcatcggatgcgttattcgaaggtcgcaggttcaatctctgccagtggcaagttatcttttcgtcactttatttcttcacatctatatcttaatttactacaaataacaccccctatactttccttgactttCTTGTGTGTTAATTCTAATTAATGTtatgtctagcaaagaaaaaggagcccttaaatTACCCTTCCTTCgtgcattcatagcgagggtttcgttctggcagactgaaTGCCATAGGGTCGTATAcgagggattactggtcagctgccagctcataaacAGAATCGCgtacttcgtgacgccagcaggcagaaaaaagagtgttccatactcgctgtcatggctactacTGGCCGCTGACTGCACATATATACCCACCAAGTGGACAGGGGGAGAccccgctgtagctcaattggtggagactcggacgcgttattcgaagattgcAGGCTTGGTCCCTGCctagcggcaagttatcttttcgtccactttactttcttcacacttatatcgtAATAACtacaaaaaaaacatcccctatactttccttggatttcttgtctgttagttctaattaatttatatctagcaaagaaaaatgagcccttaaaattacccttccttcgttcattcacagtgagggtcttgttctggcagactgaATGCCTTAgggtagtacagtaaaagctcgttaatttgacagccgttaattcagaaaatcggaCAATTCGGACGCGTTCTCTGTCCCGACAAggatatgtattgtttaatggcttcaaactctcattaattcgggtCATATTTGGCTACAACCCGGTTAGTTTGGACGATTCTTGGAGTGTACCGAGCGCGAAGCACCGCAAATGTGCAATGCAAAGAAGCGAAAACGGCCTTCGCGGAGAACCGAAATGAGGCAGCACAGTCTGCATCCCAGTGCCATCAGCGCGAGCCGTACGGTAACgacgtttctggttatttttcGGGTTAGCACGTTCAGGTTAGTAAAGACAGGAAGGTCTTGAGCCGGGCTGACATTGTGACAAGGTCGCGAgtggcgaaaattgcggcttttaaactgctcttatgcaaagtaagtacaggatttacgtagtcatcaataaaattaaagtgtATTGACgatgcttgtttatttttttcttgatactttcgataattcgaaatTCAGTTAggtaattcggacatttttccggtcccatgaaatccgaattaatgagattttactgtatacgagggattattgtcagctgccagctcgtaaaaagaccacgtgcttcgtgacaccagcagacagaaaaagagagttccacacttgccgtcatggctactagcggcgctgactaacactcccaagtttagaaatgcacatatataccccacaaagtggacacGGGATCACCCCGCTGTAGCTCAGGTTAGTAGAGCATCggagcggcaagttatcttttcgtctactttactttcttcacatttacatcgtaattactacaaaataacatcccctatactttccttggctatcTTGTCTGTTGGTTCTAATTAATGTTATGAGTAACAGTGCCAGTTATTCTAGATGGTTTTGAGTAGACTTTATTATTGGTCTTTTACAGAAGAAAACACCTTCTGAAGCTGGACTTGCAGCTCATCAGCTCAGCCATTCTTTAATGATTGAAAGTGCCTGCCTAAAGTGCCCGACTAGCTATGCCAGTCATTTGACCCACTAGCGGTGCTGCACCATGCTTGTGAATCACCTAGACTCATTCATtaattctctctccctctcccactcCCCCATTCCCTCTCAAGTGttgggtagcaaactggacgaaGTCGAGTTAACCTGCCTATActtggcgacaacttttctttatAGCACTGTGgtagctacagaaccgaaacgcatgcctgctaccgcgccaaaaattagtacttaagtttactgataattttctcatttgccttgctgaaataaatccTGCTTTATTtgttatgagactgaaacagttgtgGGAAGTCGTAGGTGAAATACAGTTATtcttcactttgcaagaatgccttcctgttctttccatttcttagacagcatcaccttttcagcacgcccattttccaaagtaaacatggcatccatgacgtagtgggtcagtgtgcggctgcaaatgcgctgtttagttcttcatgaaaaatatactcgtaatatgacactaaaatgtacactgaacgaccgaaatgtttctcccattcacatttttcgtgtatatattCTTCTAACCCGTTAAcaatgcgagcaagcaaaaccgaaaacagctgcaagctgccgtactacttgcggagcaacacgaatgtgtggAAGCCCttcctccgtagccttcgctccactgtcaagataagttgtcgccaaGTATACCTTTCTATCATTCCTTCTCTCTGAGGGACAGTTTCTATCAGATAATTTTAGACATCATTGCATCAAGCTGTTGTGTGTAAACGTTAATTGTACCCGTTGGTCCATGTGATTTAGAAGTTGCGTACCTTTGCAATAATTTGTGCAGTTGACAACTGTAAAGAAGCTCAAAATGAAGTCTAACGAAGTACAACAGCGAGACATGCTTCAGGTACTTGTGAGGTCTTGCAATTCAAGTAAAAAAAACCTGACTGAACAGCGATTTCAGCAACACATCCTAACATTGTTGACTGATGCGAGGTGGGTTGGATGAGTGAGGAACCTTGGGGAGGGGTACGTGTTTCACTGCTGTGTGCATTTTCATTTTCATAATGTTTATTATAAATCTGGTGCGTCTATCTCTGGCCCAGATGTATTTCTACCAACGGCACCTTGAATGAGCTGATTCCTTTCTGGACGTCACAAGACAAAGAGAGCTGTGTACACTGTCTGTACAGCGTGACCTGAAAGACGTGAGCCGTGCGCTTTCTTCACACCGCGGGGACTACCTGACTTCTCTTAGTGTTGTGCTCGGCAAGCATTCCACCTTGACCACAGTCCACGCGCTCGCACTCTACCTGGCCTCTACACATAAGCTACAGGAGCTCCAACTGCGGCTTGAAAGTGTACCGCAGAATTTACAGCAAGTGCTCTTCGCAGGCTTCCAGAGGAACGTCAGCCTtgaacgtctgtgcattttcgGTAGGTCCCACAAAGTGTATCACCTCACAGACCCCACGCTTAATGCAAAGCCATGCATTTCTAATGGAGAAGGCTTGTGGGGGATAAGTGGTACCGAGCTGTTCACCATTTGCTGGCTTCAAGTAGTTAAAgccatgttttgtttttgtagCTGTTTCTACTATTTTTCCAAGACCAACTCACCAGTACTTTGACTGCATGAGCTTCACTTAGTATGTATATTGTATTCATGTCTGAATGTCCCAACCAGTCTCCAACACATTAAGCTGTCTTCTGCAGAGTCATTCACTACAGGAGTCACAGTACCGTAAAATTCATATTGGTTCTGCTAGAAGATGCC
This window of the Rhipicephalus sanguineus isolate Rsan-2018 chromosome 2, BIME_Rsan_1.4, whole genome shotgun sequence genome carries:
- the LOC119383743 gene encoding uncharacterized protein LOC119383743, with the protein product MRQHSLHPSAISASRTVTTFLVIFRVSTFRQRELCTLSVQRDLKDVSRALSSHRGDYLTSLSVVLGKHSTLTTVHALALYLASTHKLQELQLRLESVPQNLQQVLFAGFQRNVSLERLCIFGTENLCIPENMQQVLFSWMADSKRLYSINVKMHCYDTKHMLEVLASSQHRNHVLTSLAFSKTWADQSVLETNLKMGVWQRWCHNLKSFGRTVQRSVSVA